The genomic region TCTGGGACCGGAGAATATAGATATCAAAACACACACCCAACTCTTTTCTTATTCACCATGGACCAAGATCAGTTCGGCGGCCGCACCGATGATGACCTCTTTGCCGACGATATCGAACCAGTCTCGTACGAGGGAGAGGCCATCGACCCCCCGCCGGTGACCACCTCCAAGCCAGAGTCCGCCGAGgttcctcaacaaccagcgGCAGAGGTTATACCAGACCCTCCTGTTCGCGCACAACTCGGGGGACTAGCCCAGTCAAGACATAACTACCCAGACAGATCCCGCGcatccaacaacaagagcaacGACAACAGGTCTTTTACCAAGGCACCATCTGCTTCGGCGCCCTCGAATACCACCAATACACCGGCGAACGCACCGTCGGGTCCGAAAAGCTATGTCCACAGGGGGAAATTGaagccaaacaacaacaccgccgcgGCGAGCGATATCCGCACGCTGAGTGGCGGTATGCAACGCTCCAGGATGAGTCAGGCTGAGTCCGacaagatgatggaggagaaaaGACTTGCTTCTGTTGAGAAGGAGCGGAAGTTCCAACGGATCAAacaggatgaggaggaacaCGCCATTGCTGTTGCCaagggcgaagaagaggcaTTGAAGCGCAAACagcaggaggctgctggCCTGAGAAAACGCAAGCCGAGAGATGGGCCCAAGCCGAAGCCGGCGCCGGTGGAGAGAAACAAGTATGATGCAGACCGGATGCAAAACAAGGGTCGTAAAGGGACGAGAGCACCATGGGACCAAGACAAGGTGGATTTAGATCAAGCGGACGCCTTCAGAAAGGGGGCGAATCGCGAAGTAAAGGGATCAACAGGATCAGGGTTGGGAGCAAGCAGGTATGCTTCCCAGGAGCCTAGCCGTGAACATGTCGACCAAGAAAGCGATGCATTTGGAAAACACAGCTCTAGGCAGAACAAACAAGGGAGGACCTTGTTCGAAGCGGACGACGCATACAGACAAAAGCAGGAGGCGTTTAGACAAAACAAGGGCGGACATCAGCCCTCGGCCGTGTCACAACCGCTCACAACTAAGTCAACTCAAAAGCCCAAGCCAACTGAGGACTTTCCAGTGCTACCGTCGTCAGGCCCTACCGCTACAAACACGGTGGTCAGTCCCAGTTGGGTGAAGCCGGTTGGAGATTGGGCTGAGGACGTTGAAGGGTAGGTAAACGTCGTCTATGAGGTTGGATACAGCGGCATTGGATATAACACTCTTTCTGGAAACAATCGACGGCGTCCATTTTATTTGCGGACATTCTACCTCCTAAATTCCTTCAAGGTGCTCTACATGCTCTACACACCGCTTGGAGTTTTCGCTGATGTTCATCTTGGGTGATTCTTGCCAAGCAGGACATGCGCCGGACTTGAGTGCTGTTTTGCATCGAACCGTGGTAAAGCTTGCGTAGTGGCAAGTATGAACACCCGAGAATGGTTCAGGCGATTATTGGACCAACTGTTCTATTATTCGCATAGTGCCAAGGCCCCTCTACGTCTTCACTCCTTCAAAGCTCCCTCTATGCTTTGGGCCGTGTCAACGGTCTCAAGCTTGTCAGGTTTTGTGCCTGATTCATCTGAGGCGTTGCCagtcttgcccttcttgagcttttccaccaacaaaccaacaCGCCCCTGAATCCTCTTCTTGAGCGCAGCCAGACCCACCTCAGGCCCTTCATCCGCAGCCAcgaacctcctcaccaggaTATTGAACACGCCTCCAAATGCCAGTGCGATAGCTGTAGAA from Podospora bellae-mahoneyi strain CBS 112042 chromosome 4, whole genome shotgun sequence harbors:
- a CDS encoding hypothetical protein (EggNog:ENOG503P3UM), translating into MDQDQFGGRTDDDLFADDIEPVSYEGEAIDPPPVTTSKPESAEVPQQPAAEVIPDPPVRAQLGGLAQSRHNYPDRSRASNNKSNDNRSFTKAPSASAPSNTTNTPANAPSGPKSYVHRGKLKPNNNTAAASDIRTLSGGMQRSRMSQAESDKMMEEKRLASVEKERKFQRIKQDEEEHAIAVAKGEEEALKRKQQEAAGLRKRKPRDGPKPKPAPVERNKYDADRMQNKGRKGTRAPWDQDKVDLDQADAFRKGANREVKGSTGSGLGASRYASQEPSREHVDQESDAFGKHSSRQNKQGRTLFEADDAYRQKQEAFRQNKGGHQPSAVSQPLTTKSTQKPKPTEDFPVLPSSGPTATNTVVSPSWVKPVGDWAEDVEG